The genomic stretch CTCCTTTTGAAGCTTGGCAACATTCATATCGGCCTGTATCATTTCCTTCACCACTTCCTTATCCGCAATAAGATTTACCAAAGAGATATAATTCACTTTGATTAACTGACGAGCAATGTGGTACGAAATCCAATTGCCTTTATAGCACACCACTTCAGGAACTTCAAAAAGTGCTGCTTCTAAAGTTGCGGTGCCTGAGGTTACCAATGCGGCATCGGCAATTTCAAATAAATCGTAAGTCTTCCCTGAAAGGGTAGCCACATCTTTTAAGTCTGCTACTTTTTTGTAAAAATGTAAATCCTGAGATGGCGCCATGGCCAACACCAATTGGTGGTCTTTAAACTTGCGCCCGGCCTTTAGCATGGTAGGCAACATACTTTGTATTTCCTGCTTTCGGCTTCCGGGAAGAATGGCAATCACAGGCTTGCTTGGATCAAGGCCCAATTCTTTTTTGTGCTCTTCGGGCTTAAGATTTTCACGTCTTTCGATGGCGTCAATAAGTGGGTGTCCCACAAAATCAACCTCCATATCAAAGCGTGCATAAAAGTCTTTTTCGAAGGGAAGTATACAAAGCATTCTGTCCACATCTCGCTTTAGCTTGTGCACTCTGTTTTGCTTCCAGGCCCAAATTTGTGGCGAGATATAATAAATCACCTTGATGCCTTCTTTCTTGGCCCATTCGGCAATTCGCATATTAAAACCAGGGTAATCAATAAGGATAAGAGCATCAGGCTTGTAAGCCTTAATATCTTCTTTGCAAAACTTAAGGTTGCTCACTATCGTGCGGATATTGAGCACCACTTCTACAAAACCCATAAAAGCTAAATCGCGGTAATGCTTGCGCAGCAAACCGCCCACAGCCTGCATGCGGTCACCACCCCAAAAGCGGAAATCGGCCTGAGCATCCTGGGCTGCAAGCTCACGCATTAGGTTGGCACCGTGTAGGTCGCCACTGGCTTCTCCGGCTATGATGTAGTATTTCACAAGTATATTTTGAAACTATAAAATTAGCCCCTGAGGGGCATCTTAAATCATTAAGGCGAAAAAGATTATAACAGAAACCTGTAGATAAAAATCACCACCAAATAAACCACACTGATGGAGAGAATGCCGCGCCCGATTTCTTCTTTATCAAACTTTAGACTGAGGAAAAACAGACCTGCATTGATGATCATCCCAAGGGTGATAATCTGCACATTTACCTGCTTGATAATGTCACCTTCAAAACGCTGAATGCCCACCAGCTCTGGACGAGATTCTATCATTAATAAAATTCCGAGCAGTGGCATCAACAAACCGATGACTAAACCCAGCAGCCACTGTGGCGAAAGATTTTTGAACATGTATGTGTGATTTTTTTAAACTAACGAAAAGGCAATTGCAAATATTGGGCTACAAATCCCAATCGTTTAATTCGTTGATAAGATGGTGGGCGGTGATGTCGCTATTTACGGGAACCACCGAAATGTAATAATTGGCCAGCGCCCACTCATC from Owenweeksia hongkongensis DSM 17368 encodes the following:
- the lpxB gene encoding lipid-A-disaccharide synthase yields the protein MKYYIIAGEASGDLHGANLMRELAAQDAQADFRFWGGDRMQAVGGLLRKHYRDLAFMGFVEVVLNIRTIVSNLKFCKEDIKAYKPDALILIDYPGFNMRIAEWAKKEGIKVIYYISPQIWAWKQNRVHKLKRDVDRMLCILPFEKDFYARFDMEVDFVGHPLIDAIERRENLKPEEHKKELGLDPSKPVIAILPGSRKQEIQSMLPTMLKAGRKFKDHQLVLAMAPSQDLHFYKKVADLKDVATLSGKTYDLFEIADAALVTSGTATLEAALFEVPEVVCYKGNWISYHIARQLIKVNYISLVNLIADKEVVKEMIQADMNVAKLQKELEKCISNKGYFTEEYKKLKELLGGPGASQRAAKIIVEEVGA